The genomic stretch ATACTCTTTCTTGAATTCGCGATTCATGAATACGGCGCATCGCTCACAGGGACCCGGACACAGCGTCTCTTGTTTCTCACGCACACTCCAACACGGCACATGCGGATTTTTGTACGCCGGGCAATCCTCGCGAGTGTCGCAGTCGAACACGTTCCAGCACGGGGCCATAACCAGGAGGTTTTTCAGCCCGGTGAGCGTGAAACCCCGCTGGTGGATCAAGTCGTGTATTCTTCGGACCTGAAGCACCTCGAAATCCGTGTACAGCCGATTGTTGGTGTGAGGGTGACGCTTGGGTTTGATGAACCCTTCTTTCTCGTATTCTCGAATGCGCTTTTGGGAGAGATTGACCTCCCTGCTAACCTCGTTGATCAGATACACAACATACCTCCCCTGGATAGAAATGATTACGAAAAGAACAACGCGTGCTTCAGGCTACGGCCGCTTCTCCTTCGAAGGGCGAAACCGCCCCGTTTGTGCTACCCATCTGAAACGTGAACCATTTCTTGGCCGTGACGCGTATGGATTTCTAGCCGGTATATAGTCTATACCCGCTTGGGTGTAGATGTCAATCATTGGAGATAAAAAAAGCCCCCGATCTCATACAAGATCGGGGGCCATATGAAGAAGGGGAGATAGGGAAGCAGAGTTTTGTTTTGCTCTGCATTAAAATAGACCCGAGATGGAAAGAAACGTTTAGCGTTCGTCTCAAAAAAATTATTTCCAGTCTCGTTCACTTCTTTCCAAAAGCCACCCCCCGCTCCGAAGACCTCATAAATTCAAGCAGATGCTGCACGTCAGGTGTTTGAGGGACCGTTGCCTCCACCTCCTCGAGGGCCGTCGACAACCTCTTCCCCGAACGAAACACTATGCTGAAACTCTTTTTGAGCGATCGAATCCGCTCCTCGGAGAACCCGGCCCTCTGGAGCCCCACCAGATTCAGCGCTCGCACGGTATGCACGCCGTCCACTATACAGAACGGAGGTACATCCTTGCTCGTCCTGGCGGCTCCCCTCATCAGCGAATGTCGTCCGACCCGGCAGAACTGATGGACCAGACACAAGGAACTGAGCATAGCGCTATCTTGCACCTCCACATGCCCCGCCAACGACGAATTGTTCACCATAATCACATGATTTCCAACAGAGCAGTTGTGCGCCACGTGCGCGTTCACCATAAAGAAATTGTGATCCCCAATCGTCGTTACGCTTTCCGGTTTGGTGCCCCGATGCACCGTGGCATGCTCACGAAAAATATTGTGGTCTCCGATGCGAACATAGCTTCTTTCCCCTTCAAAGGAGAGGTCCTGAGGAAGGTCTCCGATCACGGCGCCCGTGTGGATCGTGTTGTAAGAGCCCATGGTTGTGTACGATTTGATATGCGCTCCCGCCATGATGCGGCAATGGTCGCCAATGACGACGTGGTCCTCGATCACGGCATACGGACCGACTTCAACGTCGGAGCCAAGCGAGCTTTCCTCGTGAATAACAGCCGTAGGATGTACCTTCATTACGATCTCCACATAGAAAACACGTTTTCTTCTCTACATCATCCGCCGACAACGTTGTCGGTGAAATCCAGTCCACGGTTTGCCGCGTCCCCTGCGCCGGGCCATGGATCGCCGGGATCTCCAAAAGATCGAAACGCACCGGCATCGGCCATGACACCGTGAACGAGGCGAAAAATCCCTGAATAAGAAGCCTTTAGGGACTTCCACCGTTTCTGTCAACACCATTTCAGGAAAGCTCGGCGCTCGCCCGGCCAGTCACAGCTCAAGCGTGTTCGTCAATCAGGGTATCCGCGCTATGGTCGTCCGAATGGGCGTTTCGAGGTGAGAGCCTTTACACGTAAAAAAAGAATGGGGCGCGTCCCGTTCACACACAGGACACGCCCCACGATTCAAACTGGTAGTCGCCTCGGACGCAAGCGCTTTCGGCAAACCGAAAAGAATATGACGGTCGGAAACAGCTGGAGAGAACCGGGGCTCATTGCGAACACATCCGTTCCGCTCTCCCCGGAAATCTCATGAAACGGACCGTAAGCTCGAAACAGCGCTATGACCGTGGCTAGGTGTTATTTCTTTCCCGCCTTCTTGGCGCGAGCCTTCTTCAGCATTTCGCCCAGGCCCCGTTCTTTGGCCCATCTTTTCCTTTTTGCCGTCAACGACTTAGCGGCCAACGGCTGATTCAAAGGAATCCCCCATTTTTTCTTATATTCCTTGGTGGTCAATCCGAACTGACTTAGATGTCTATTGGTGATTACTTTGAACTCTTGACCGTTTTCAAGGCTGATCACTTTGTTTCTCTGGACGGACTTCAGGGGGTCCTTCCTGTACATCTCTAACTCACTGGCTTCCTCTGGCTCAACCAGCTCTCTCTTGCCGCTCTCGAGATCCTGTATGCTCTTGAGTGTTGAAAACGTTTTGTGAAGCGCGCTTTCAATTTCTTCTGGAGACATCTTGCCCACGCCGGCTTGCGCTTGGACAATCTCGACAGCCATTTCAGTCAATGTTTTGGCCATAAGTTATCCTCCCGATTATTACTATATTATAACTTTATTATAAGTTGGATTGGATATTTGTCAAGAATTAAGTTCAGAAGAAAAATAGGTGAACACTACCAATCCCTGTAACAACGCGAATCAAGAAAACATAGCGGCGCTTCATCCTCTTTCAAGGAACGAAACGGTTCTATCAAGAAAGATAATCTCTGAGTTCCTCCTTGAAAATCAAGAACAGGCCTTGTCAAAACATCCTCCCGAAACCTTTCGTCTGAACCAAATGTCCATTACCTTCAATTCGAATATCCTCTAAAAGAGGAGGATTTCGAACTCTTGGACCTATAACGAAAAATTTCACTAAAGCATCGGTTTTGAATGATCAGGGCCACAAAGGATCATTTTCTATCGATTGAGTGTCAAAACGTCGTACGATGTCTTTAATCAAAAACGCGTGTTGATCCATTCAACCGGATCGAGCGATCGTTTTATCCATGCGATGCAATTTCGAGGAAGAGATCGAGAGGCGCCGGAGGGAGATGGCGGTGCTTTTCGCTATCTTTCTTACTTGCGTAGAGAGCGTGTCTCAATCACACGAAATGCGCTCCGCCTCTTTCGGATCAGCGGCCCCGATCGGCATTCGCCGCAATCTTCGCAGAACTCAGGTTTTGTTACCCCGGGCGTTTTGAACAGGGACGGAATCACTCGTACAACAGAAACGGCTTTCGGTCCTCCCGGAACCGGGAAAGCTCCTCTTCCCAGGTTTTCCTTTCGTTGGCCAGATCCGCCCCCTGTTCCAGATTCAGGCGCAGCGTGCGGCTCCCGAGGATCAGGTCGATCGGCATTCGCCGGTATTCGTATTCATAAGGAGGAGCTTTCCATTCGAAACCGTCGGGATAAAGGTCCATCACGTCCTGCAACAGGCACAGGCTCACGTAATAGATGTCCAACAAATCCGCATCGACCACGTGCAAATGAAAACCGTGACACGTCTCGCCCGCCCATTTGCTGAACGTGGGCTCGAATGCGATTTCACGAAGGACTACGCCCGGTATGTCCCGCGCCAAAAACCGTTCCTTCAGTTCGGTCGCCCGGATGTAAGGCGCGCCGAACATTTCAAAAGGTCTCGTGGTTCCTCGTCCTTCGGATACATTGGTCCCTTCCCAAATGACCTGCCCCGGGATCCTCTTCCCGTCCCTCCGGCACGCCATCATGCAAAGCGCCATGGTATATATAAACGTGTACACCCGGGTTCCCACGTCTTGAAGGTCCACCACCAGTACTTCGATGTCTTTCAACATTTCCGGGCTGGGTGCACGATTCTCTCCATAGAGCGAGTTGACGGGCAGACCGGTTGACGAATCTTCGTAACTCGAAGATACGATCATATTGTCCTGCTTTTCGCCTCGAAAACCGTGCTGGGGTGAAAACAGGCACTTCAGTGTTTTCGGATACCGTTGGGAAAGCAGGTCCTTGGTGTGAACAAGATGGCGGTCCACGGAGGCCTGGTTCGCCAAAATCCCGAACGGACTCTTTTCCAGATCGAGAGCGCCGCGATCGAGAAGAACTTCCACGCCGATGCGAAACTCCTCAATGGATGCAACCACCGTTAATTCCTCATTTTGGGGTTCAAAGCAGCCTGAATGCCTTCCCCCAGAAGGTTGAACCCCAGAACACTCACTAAGATGGCCAACCCCGGATAAAGAGACAGCCACCAGGCGATCTGCAAATTGTCCTTACCCTCTGTGAGAATGTTCCCCCAGCTCGGAGTGGGAGGCTGAACTCCAATGCCCAGGAAGCTCAAAGCGCTTTCCGTCAGAATGGCCCCCGCCACTCCCAACGTCGCTGAAACCACCACGGGGGCCCATGCGTTTCGCAGAATGTGAAAAAAGATGATCCTCATGTCTCCCGCGCCGGCCGCCCTCGCCGCAAGTACGAACTCCCTCTCTCTAAGGCTGAGAAATTCGGCGCGAACCAGACGGGCCACCCCCATCCATCCCGTAAGCCCGATCACGGCCATGATGTTCCAGATACTGGGTTCCAAAAAAGCGATCACGGCCAGGATCAGGAAAAAGGAGGGAAAGCACAGCATGACGTCCACGAACCGCATAATCACCACATCGACCCACCCGCGGTAAAACCCGGCCAACGCTCCCAAGACGATTCCGATGAGAGTGGCAATGCCAACCGCTACGAAACCCACTTTCAACGAAATCTGGGAACCATAGATCATCCGGCTCAACAAGTCCCGGCCCAATTGATCCGTGCCGAAAGGATGTTCCGGGGACGGGGGACTCAAAATCAGTTTCACGTTGATGACCTCGGGATCATGGGGAGCCAGGACTGGAGCCGCCAAAGACACGACGAAGAGAAAAAGCACCACCAGACTTCCGACCAGCGCAAGCCTGTTGGCTCGAAAACGGCGCCAGTTTTCCGACAGAAGCGTGTCCCGCATCACTTTCCCGTCCTGATTCTGGGATCCACCACGGCGTACGAGACGTCCGCCAGCAGGTTGCCGACCAGCGTCAGCACGGCTCCTATTACGAGAGAACCCATGATCACCGGATAATCCCGAGCCATCACGCTCTGGTAAAAGAGTTGCCCCATGCCGGGTATGGCGAATATGGATTCGAAGATAACGCTCCCTCCGATCAATCCGGGCACGGACAATCCGAGAACGGTAATCACCGGCATTAGAGCGTTCCTCAACGCGTGCTTCAGGATCACGCGCATTTCGCTGAGTCCCTTGGCTCGGGCCGTGGTGATGTAATCCTGACCGATCACCTCCAGCATGTTGAACCGCATGTAGCGAGAAAAACCGGCCAAACCGCCGAAGGCCGAAATGAGCACCGGCAGGATCAGGTGTTTAGTCCGATCCCATAGCCAGGCCGGGTCGCTCATCTGATCGGCGTTGTAGGACGAGATGCCGCTGATGGGTAACCAGCCCAGGTGAACGCCGAAAAACAGCATGCACAACAGGGCCAGCCAGAAAGTCGGCGTGGCGAACCCGATGAATACGAAAACCGTCGTGGATTTGTCAAAAAGGCTGTTCGGCCGAACGGCGGAAACAATCCCTATGGGTACGGCCACAGCCAGGATCAGCGCCAGGCTCAGTACGTTGATAAGAATCGTGATAGGCAACCGCTCGAGGATTTTGTCCGCTACGGGCCGCCCGTCCGGAGAAAACGAGCGCCCGAAGTCCAGCCGCAGCATCCGGGAAAGCCAGAGGAAGTATTGAACGTGAAGGGGCTGATCCAGGCCGTAGAGCTTCTCGAGGCGGGCGCGCGCCTCGGGGGAAGCCTTGGGATTCATCTCGGTTTGCAGATCCACCGGCGAGCCCGGAGCCAGATGAATCACCACGAACGAAATCAAAGTGATCCCGATGAGAAGCGGGATCATGGATGCTAATCGTTTGAGTAAATAGACCCACATGTCCTAGAACGCGATCTTGTACTTCTGTTGGTCGGCGGGTACGTACCACTTTATCCTGTTGTACGCAATGCCGAGTGGCGCCGGCTCGATTCCTCGGATACGGCTGCTGACGGCGACCAGAGCCTGAGGCACGTACAGAAACGTATAGGGCTGATCCTCGGCGAGGATCTCCTGGATCTTATACAAGCATTCCTTACGCACTTCCCGATCGAACGTATACCGGCTTTTCTCGATCAGCCGATCCACTTCTTCGTTCCGGTACGAGACAAAATTCAGCTCGCTCGGACGGGTCTTACTGGAATGCCATACGTCAAACAGGTCCGGATCCGGGGGAATGGTCCATCCCAGGATGACGGCTTCAAACTTCTTCTTGTCAATGAACTCCTTCAGAAACGCAGCCCATTCGACCGTTCGGACCTGCACTTCGATGCCGATGGCTTTCAGGCTGAACTGGATGATAACCCCGGTCTTCTGCCGGCTTTCGTTCCCCTGGTTCGTGAGGATGGTAAAACGAAAAGGCTCCCCGTCCTTGTCCAGCAGGCCGTCGCCGTCCGTGTCCTCCCAGCCGGCTTCACGCAGCAGTTCTTTGGCCCGTTCCGGGTTGTACGCATACGGCTTGACGTCGGGGTTGTAAGGCCAGGTACCCGGTTTGAAGGGTCCCGAAGCCGCCTCGCCCAGTCCCAGCAGCACACCGTCAATGAGTTCCTGTTTGTTTACGGCGTACGATATGGCCTGGCGGACGCGTTTATCTTTGAATTTTGAATCCTCGAGATTGTATCCAAGGTAGGTATAGGCAGAAGCCAGGTAGCTGTATTTATTAAACCTTTTTTTCCACTGATCACTGACGGTCTGGCGGGTGTATTGAATGGGCGTCAACCCCATGAGATCGATTCCCCCGGCCTCGAGCTCGAGAAACATCGTGGCCGAATCCGGAATGATCCGGGTTTTGGACTCGGAAATATAGGGCCGTCCCTCGAAATAGTTCGGATTCGCCCGCAGCACGATTTCCCGTCCGGTAATCCATCGCTCGAACAGGTAGGGTCCCGTGCCCACGGGATCGCGAACCAGGGGGCTCTGCGTTATGTCCTTACCCTCGAGCAGATGTTTGGGCGCCACCCCCATGCCCCAACTGGCCAGCGCCGGAGCGAACGGCCGTTTATACGTCACCCGCATGGTATACGAGTCGATCAGCTCCGCCTTCTGAACCTGTAGAAAATCATCGGCATAGGCTGTGGGCGTTTTTGGATCGATCATCACCTTGTACGTAAACAGGGCGTCCTCGGCTGTAAAGGGACTCCCGTCGTGCCATTTCACACCTTTGCGCAAGTGAAAATCGATCACCGTGCCGTCTTCGGAAATGTTCCACTTTTCGGCCAGATCTCCGACCAGATTGATATCCTTGTCGTATTTCACAAGG from Deltaproteobacteria bacterium encodes the following:
- a CDS encoding ABC transporter permease; protein product: MRDTLLSENWRRFRANRLALVGSLVVLFLFVVSLAAPVLAPHDPEVINVKLILSPPSPEHPFGTDQLGRDLLSRMIYGSQISLKVGFVAVGIATLIGIVLGALAGFYRGWVDVVIMRFVDVMLCFPSFFLILAVIAFLEPSIWNIMAVIGLTGWMGVARLVRAEFLSLREREFVLAARAAGAGDMRIIFFHILRNAWAPVVVSATLGVAGAILTESALSFLGIGVQPPTPSWGNILTEGKDNLQIAWWLSLYPGLAILVSVLGFNLLGEGIQAALNPKMRN
- the lpxA gene encoding acyl-ACP--UDP-N-acetylglucosamine O-acyltransferase gives rise to the protein MKVHPTAVIHEESSLGSDVEVGPYAVIEDHVVIGDHCRIMAGAHIKSYTTMGSYNTIHTGAVIGDLPQDLSFEGERSYVRIGDHNIFREHATVHRGTKPESVTTIGDHNFFMVNAHVAHNCSVGNHVIMVNNSSLAGHVEVQDSAMLSSLCLVHQFCRVGRHSLMRGAARTSKDVPPFCIVDGVHTVRALNLVGLQRAGFSEERIRSLKKSFSIVFRSGKRLSTALEEVEATVPQTPDVQHLLEFMRSSERGVAFGKK
- a CDS encoding MerR family transcriptional regulator, whose product is MYLINEVSREVNLSQKRIREYEKEGFIKPKRHPHTNNRLYTDFEVLQVRRIHDLIHQRGFTLTGLKNLLVMAPCWNVFDCDTREDCPAYKNPHVPCWSVREKQETLCPGPCERCAVFMNREFKKEYVLEHNRDNRFQS
- a CDS encoding DUF1343 domain-containing protein; translated protein: MEEFRIGVEVLLDRGALDLEKSPFGILANQASVDRHLVHTKDLLSQRYPKTLKCLFSPQHGFRGEKQDNMIVSSSYEDSSTGLPVNSLYGENRAPSPEMLKDIEVLVVDLQDVGTRVYTFIYTMALCMMACRRDGKRIPGQVIWEGTNVSEGRGTTRPFEMFGAPYIRATELKERFLARDIPGVVLREIAFEPTFSKWAGETCHGFHLHVVDADLLDIYYVSLCLLQDVMDLYPDGFEWKAPPYEYEYRRMPIDLILGSRTLRLNLEQGADLANERKTWEEELSRFREDRKPFLLYE
- a CDS encoding ABC transporter permease, encoding MWVYLLKRLASMIPLLIGITLISFVVIHLAPGSPVDLQTEMNPKASPEARARLEKLYGLDQPLHVQYFLWLSRMLRLDFGRSFSPDGRPVADKILERLPITILINVLSLALILAVAVPIGIVSAVRPNSLFDKSTTVFVFIGFATPTFWLALLCMLFFGVHLGWLPISGISSYNADQMSDPAWLWDRTKHLILPVLISAFGGLAGFSRYMRFNMLEVIGQDYITTARAKGLSEMRVILKHALRNALMPVITVLGLSVPGLIGGSVIFESIFAIPGMGQLFYQSVMARDYPVIMGSLVIGAVLTLVGNLLADVSYAVVDPRIRTGK
- a CDS encoding MucR family transcriptional regulator, which translates into the protein MAKTLTEMAVEIVQAQAGVGKMSPEEIESALHKTFSTLKSIQDLESGKRELVEPEEASELEMYRKDPLKSVQRNKVISLENGQEFKVITNRHLSQFGLTTKEYKKKWGIPLNQPLAAKSLTAKRKRWAKERGLGEMLKKARAKKAGKK
- a CDS encoding peptide-binding protein, producing MNIRYRIARLVLPALVVLIFLSCGQKEEASEPSVQNPATQESSPPEPAKAVGEPAYGDALVEGSIGDASNLIPMLSSDSSSHAIAGLVYNGLVKYDKDINLVGDLAEKWNISEDGTVIDFHLRKGVKWHDGSPFTAEDALFTYKVMIDPKTPTAYADDFLQVQKAELIDSYTMRVTYKRPFAPALASWGMGVAPKHLLEGKDITQSPLVRDPVGTGPYLFERWITGREIVLRANPNYFEGRPYISESKTRIIPDSATMFLELEAGGIDLMGLTPIQYTRQTVSDQWKKRFNKYSYLASAYTYLGYNLEDSKFKDKRVRQAISYAVNKQELIDGVLLGLGEAASGPFKPGTWPYNPDVKPYAYNPERAKELLREAGWEDTDGDGLLDKDGEPFRFTILTNQGNESRQKTGVIIQFSLKAIGIEVQVRTVEWAAFLKEFIDKKKFEAVILGWTIPPDPDLFDVWHSSKTRPSELNFVSYRNEEVDRLIEKSRYTFDREVRKECLYKIQEILAEDQPYTFLYVPQALVAVSSRIRGIEPAPLGIAYNRIKWYVPADQQKYKIAF